AATCTTTATCAATCTTGCCATCACTGAGTTTCATGTAGGCTGTATTGGCTATTCTTCCCTCCTGATCGGGTATGGGCGAACCATGAGGGTCAAATTTCGGGCTATGAAGCAGATCGTTGATTCTGTCAAAAAATATTGTGGAATCTATATGCTCTATCTGTTCGGCAATTTCATGTACTTCGTCCCATTGAAAACCCATTTTTTCGACCAGAAACATCTCAACAAGGCGATGCTTTCTTATTATCACTCCGGCTTCTAATCTACCAGCCTCGGTAAGTGAAAGTGGCCTGTATTTTTCATAAATAAGCAAACCCTTTGCCGCCAGCTTTTTAACCATGCTGTTGACTGTCGGCATTTTTATGTCGAGGCTATTGGCCAGATCCAGCACCGACACATCTTGCCTTTCGGAACTCAGATGAAAAATGGCTTTGAGATAATTTTCTTCGGTGAGTGTCATAATACCTCAAATTTAAGAAAGATATTTTTCTGTAAAAAGAGATGATAAATCTTTTTTGTTAGATTATTCTAACTTTTTAATTTTATTTATATAATTTTGTTAAAATTTTGATTGGATGAATTGGAACCTTAGCTTTTTGGCACTGCCATTTATTTTGG
The sequence above is a segment of the Cytophagaceae bacterium genome. Coding sequences within it:
- a CDS encoding metal-dependent transcriptional regulator; this translates as MMTLTEENYLKAIFHLSSERQDVSVLDLANSLDIKMPTVNSMVKKLAAKGLLIYEKYRPLSLTEAGRLEAGVIIRKHRLVEMFLVEKMGFQWDEVHEIAEQIEHIDSTIFFDRINDLLHSPKFDPHGSPIPDQEGRIANTAYMKLSDGKIDKDYIFTSVAISQSSFLKQINRHGLKLGDRLKINEILDFDKSIVVTINNQYIENLSGMVAGNILVDAN